The Topomyia yanbarensis strain Yona2022 chromosome 3, ASM3024719v1, whole genome shotgun sequence nucleotide sequence AGTGGAGTGTCCTTCGAGGATTAAGTGGCATTTATGAAGTGGATGATTGTGTAAACGGGTGGGGTTGACGCAAAAGCCGTTGTTAATTATTgtaattgaaatttatttcaTATTTCTCTGATCGAGTTTACGGTGCACAGatgaaaaaatgacaataataaattttatcgttatttttgaaaatagatataatcttcaagcgtaaaaatcggacttgGGCTCTTCGATGTAACAGTCGTTAAAAACATTCATGAACATGAGCATAACGGCCGTACAATTTGTAGTAGTCATTCCGTAATAGACTATGAAATGCCAACAGGCGGCAAAACATCTCTACAATCACTaagaaaggaaaggaatgttcgTCACGGTGTGTATAATAGAACAATATTATGACAAAAAATAAGCATCGCTGAATTGTTCATTATTAAATGAAAGGAACTTTTACCtttaatttaaaactaattcGGAAATAATCCACCGAGAGAtccagaacaatttttttttagttcaaaTCTAAATATCATGATTTATGAAACATACTATATTAGGctgtacaaaaaaaatcaatgtgcgAAAAGTCATGGTGCTATATCGACCCTGTAATGAAAGATAAGCAtattttaagcacttttgtagaacaaaacaagtttctaaaaaaatcatctagaGGTTCAACAAAtgcgttttatgaaaaatggccatttttgagcaaaattgtcgtatataagtggttttcgtaattttttcgaGGTccgattattttttaaatatttttctatttatcTGTGGATCTTGGAGaataaattccatttaaaagtttttcacaAAAAGTGCTTATATCAATGATAGAACAAAACGATCAATGATTAAACAAagcgaaaacaatatttttagtcaattatgaaaaaaaccaaatcaaatcaatttttttcattaaaccaAAGGCATGTATTAGAAAGCACTATTCATTACAAtagttttcgtgaaaaaaaaattgtgaaaatttcagtttcgacccgtttttataaactcccggttttatgcacccccgattttatgaactttttgtacccgattttatcaaccttCTCTGAATACATACTTTTATACCAGCAATTCCGGTCTACAATCTTACAATTGAATGTAATCAAGGTTTTGGGTCCTGCATAATAGGTAGCAGTCAAAATGTAGGCTAGTTTACCCAATTTTGGTACTATTTAAGGTTGATGAACTAGAATCACATTTTGCTTGaattctcaaaaaaaagtatCAAGGCCTTGTGTTTTCATGATAAACGAACACACTTTCACATATTATGTTGTAGTTCATGCCTAactgaaaacaaaatttaatccaAAAATTATTTTGGCGGAAGTCTGTGAACATCGATCCGAGGTTACAATTCGCCGCATATTTGTGTCAGAGACTGTGATGTATGATCTATAGTTTATCCACTCCTTTAAAACGATCTCCTGTCAGCGCGCTTTAGTCATAACTAAACAAACTTCGAATTGAATCAGCTATTGTCTTGTTGCTGTTCTCTGTGTTTAGCTCCTGCGTCAtccaagcgaattgatctatTCATTTGTAAGTCGGAACACACCAACCAGTCCTTACCAACGAGAATGGGTCGTGCCAGTCGAAAGTCATAGACCTAGGCTCAAACCGCCCATTTCCATAACAATAAGTGTGCCGGTTCTTTGGTCTTTGATATCCGGTACGGAATATTGTTCATGATGAAAAACCCTACAAAATATCAAACCTGTTTGTCCCATTGTTGAAATTATACGCATAACTGTTCCGCtaataaaataaccaaaaaaggAAATATTAACTTTGTGGAAAGAGACATTTTTATTAACTAAGATATGGATACGATATTATTAACTACAATAGTGAGATCGATCCTGTAAAACTATTCATCACTGTCGTCGCTTCCAAAAACTTAAAACATGGCGCGCTCTTCCATTTCCGATTTTAGTAAAACTTGAAGTCGCCCGCTTAACCAGAAAGCTCTCAGCGCAcactttcgtaaacaaaatgaatagacaACATCATTTGTGTGTATGGTGGCTGGACCAATATGTTCAGAATTTTCCGATTTCTATAAGATTTTCTCACTAAGCATTTATCGTAATATCATACCTTAATCCTTGAACCATGCCAATATGTTGAATACTTCCTTTAATTGCTCGCACAAGTTTCACAAAAGAAGTATAGAGGGAAAAAGGCTCGTTTAGCTGTGTTTGTCCTATTAGTCTCATCAAATTCGCTGGGAGTACTTGATCCGAATCTTACCCATTCCATTCAAAACTTAGTATCTCCTAGAATGTAACGAATTCAGCACTCACATTTTATGTGCAtaatatttgaaaatcaatTAGCAAAAATCGTGTTATCATTGCTCTAGATAGTATACCTTAAAAGTtacttaaaatcatttttggtcTTCAGAAAAATTTCTTTGAATTTTACCGGTTACTTCGAAGTTAGTAATACTTCTCTGATACTTGTGAGACACCGTACATAAAGCATGCAAAAGTTTTTGGTCATAATTTTGTGAAGTTTATTGTGAGTTTTAGAAATTTACTTGAGGTTCGTTGCAACTTATTTGTTTGAAGTAATGTTCGAGAGTGGACTGTAACTTGGTGAAGATAGGCGAACCGACGAACTCCGCGAATTTTCCACCACGTAATTCGGAAACCGGATAGAAACACTTGCGTTTAGTTTTAATAATGTATTTTCGTCTAATTACATGTGTTACTCTTGCTTAAATTTGCTTCACTAAAAAAAACTAATCTTCGACTGCATGTCTTAACACGACGAAAGTACGATTCCTTATGCCATTTATCCTCCAATACAGGTAGCATTTTTCTTCCCTTTCGCGCGCTTCGTTTGCGTTGCGTTTGTTACGCTGACGTGGCGCAGCGGTGCGTGTTGCCATATTATCTAGGCAGGCTGTGTTTAAAAGTTacacacaaaattttcattcgtgaCGTTTAAACGGCCCGAACATCCTCCCCCGCGAGAAGCTGGTTGTCCAATATCGGTAAAGGAGCCAGCTTGTGAATTGGGCGCTTCAAGATACCGACCCTGGTTCGGACATCGACAACACGGATCAATCCATCCGATCCTGAGTAAGTTTTTTCTACTCTTCCTAGTTTCCAATGCTGCGGTGGTAAGTTGTCGTCTCGAATGATTACCACCATTCCAGCTTTAATGTTCTCCTTTCTCTTGTCCCATTTTTGTCGTATCTGCATCTCCTGCAGATATTCTAGAGACCAGCGTTTCCAGAACTCCTCACGCAAATGCTGGACATACTGCCACCTGGAAAGCCGATTGACAGGAATTCCGTCGTAGGTTGGCTCCGGAATAGCAACTAAAGGTCTGTCGATCATGAAATGTCCCGGAGTCAAGGGTTCAAGCTCTGATGGGTCGTCGGAGGCCGCATATAATGGCCGAGAATTGAGCTGAGCCTCAATCTGGCAGAGTAATGTCGAAAATTCAGACATTGTAAGTAGGCatgaattcaaatttcttttcaaGATTGCCTTCATGCTTTTAACCCCTGCCTCCCAAATTCCTCCCATGTGTGGTGCATTTGGaggaatcattttccattcaatcTGTCGGGATTGACAGAATTCTTCTAATTTCAAATTGGTGGTTCGATCCTTGAAAAGGCGGTGCAGTTCGATCAAGTCGTTGCGGGCTCCGATAAAGTTTGTCCCGTTATCGGAAAATATTTGCTCAGGGACGCCACGACGAGAGACAAATCGCAACAATGCGGCAATAAATGCATCAGCAGACAGGTCTTCAACCAGCTCCAGGTGAATTCCCTTAGTAACCAAACACACAAATACGCTCACATATCCCTTTACAGGTGCTACCTTTCTACCAGTCTGCTTAATTAACATAGGACCTGCAAAGTCGACGCCCACCTTGGTGAAAGCGGGAGCTTTGTCGCATCTTGCTAACGGCAGGTCCCCCATGAATTGGCTTGCACACGGAGGTTTTAATTTGAAACACCGCACGCAATTTCTTGTCACCTTACGTACAGCTGAGCGAGCTCCCAAAATCCAAAAGTGACGTCGAAGCTGGGCTAGAAGAGCCGACGGTCCAATGTGTAGGTTCTCACGCtgtacagcttcaattaatcgTTTCACAATCACATCATCCTTTGGTAAAACCCACTGATGCTTCACGCCATACGGCAGATTTGAATGCCGAAGACGCCCGCCGACACGAATCATTCCATCGTCCATAAAAGGGTTCAACATAGAAAATCTCTTGCAGTACTCACCGGACTCAATGATGGCTGCTTCCTTACCAAAATGTTGCAATTGAACCACCCGTACAATCACCTTCAAGGAGTGGCGCATTTCAAACACAGTTGGGAACCGCTGTATGATTCGCTTCTTCTTCACCTTTTCCTTCGCGTTCCAGCAAAATCGTAAGACGAAGGCAAGGATTCGCTGTAGCTTCCTGAAGGACTCGAACTTCTGGAAAATCGGTAACGGCTCCGATTTCATTGTCGTAGAAACAATAGTGGATCGCCGCAACTCAGGTACATCGTCATCGGACAGCGGTTCTGGATCAACCACCTGATATTCTTCATTGCGCAGGAACAACGGTCCATTCCACCAAAGGTCGTTGTTCTCAAGACCATCAGCAGTTTGACCGCGTGACACTACATCGGCCGGATTATCCAGCGTATGAACATATTTCCATTTGAATTTCATTCCTGTCGCAGTAATTTCACTAATTCGATTGCGTACAAACACTTCTAAATGGTCCGGATTCTTAGCTAGCCATGCTAGCACCACTTGACTATCCGACCATAGTGTAATGTCACGAAAAGACAGTTCTAATGCTGAAATCACTGCTCTCACCAATCTGTGCAGCAAAAGCGCAGCTAGAAGCTCCTTTCTTGGAATGGTCAACACTGTCTTCGGAATAATCTTCGACTTGGCACACAGCAACCGTACTACCGTAGCTTGACCAGACACGATTGACCTGATATACACGCAAGCCCCGTATGCCTCCATACTTGCGTCACCAAATCCATGAAGCTCAAAAGCAGCAGCTCCAGTCACTATCACATGACGAGGGATGCGAAGGCGTGTAATACCACACAATGCACtaagaaaataatcaaatttcttCCTCAAATCACCCGTGAGCTCTTCATCCCATTTCACTTCTTCTTTCCAGATATTCTTCATTAGAAGTTTGCCGACAACGATAACTGGTGCCACAAGTCCCAACGGATCAAACATTCTCGATACCAGTGAGAGCGCTTGTCGCTTGGTTACGTCCTTTTCACTCACTACTGGAAGGGAGATGTACTGGAGAACGTCCAAATCAGGGTTCCACATTAGCCCTAATGTTTTGATCACCTCACTTGTTCCGCTTTCATCAATACTGACCAGTTCGTCCCGGTCCTTTTCCGGAATACGCTCCAGCAGTACCGGATTGTTTGATGCCCATTTGTGCAAATGAAATCCACCAGCCTGAAGGAGATGAATCAACTGCACCTGAGCTTCACTTGCTTCATCCAACTTGTTGAATCCGAACAACGCGTTATCGACATAAAAACTGTTCTTCACTATATCTGCAGCTAGCGGGTACTTGGAGCTTTCGTCGATAGCCAGCTGCAAGAGTGCCCGCGTTGCTAAAAACGGGGCAGAAGCCGTGCCGTAGGTGACAGTTGTCAGCTCTAGGACGCGAAGGGGATCGGAAGGATTTTTCCTCCAGAATATACGAGATAGCGGCGTATGCCGCCGATCGACTAAGACTTGCCTATACATTTTGGCCACATCAGTAGCCAACACATGAAGCGGAATACGGAATCGAAGTGAAATGGACTGTAAATCGCTCTGGATGATAGCACCAATCTTCATTACGTCGTTGAGCGATCGACCAGATACCTTAGCGGACGCATCGAACACTACACGACACTTAGTAGTGGTATTTGAAGGTCGCAGAACAGCATGATGTGGTAAGTACCACTTAATGGTGTCTACTGGATCCTTGTTTACATCAACTTCTTCACAGTGGCCAAGACTCTCGTACTCGTCCATAAATTCCTGGTACTGCTTCATCAAGTCCGGATACCGTAACAATTTTCGTTCCAATCCATGGAACCTTTTTAATGCCATCGACTTAGAATCTCCCAGCTCGCTGACGGACTCCTTCAGAGGCAGCTGGACTATGTATCGCCCGGACGCATCTCTACGATGGGTAACCTTAAAATGCTCTTCACACTCATCCTCATCATTGCACGATTTATCAGCACTAGCAACATCTTCGACTTCCCAAAATCGTTGAATGGACTGGCTTAAATCGTCCATCGTGATTGTATGCGAGTGAACTGCTCCATCTGATGCCGCACCATCATTATACACGCCACCAACAACCCAGCCAAATTGGGTCTCGCGCAAAATGGGTAGACCCTCAGCCAACATGATCTCACCAGGTAGCAACAACTTCAGGAACCATTCGTTACCCAAGAGCATATCCACTTTGCTAGGATGCAAGAACTTCGGGTCAGCCAATTGAACACCAACGGGAATCTCTAATGCACTGTTCATAGCCGACGTAGGGAGATCTGCAGTGACCTTGTCGGTGACAAGGCATTTGATTTTTGCGTGGAAATCAGCGTACCTTGAAGACAGATGCACCACACAATCACTAGCGGATTCTATTTTCGCGCTATTGACTCCGAACAACGTGACCTTTGAAGCATTCAGCATCAATCCCAGCATATCAGCCGCTGAACGTGAAATCAAATTTACTTGGGAACCACTGTCCAATAATATTCTACACGGGTGGGGCTTGTAgtttttatcaaaaacatccACTACCGCCGTGAGCAACAGCACTTGCTGCGAATGAGTAGCCAAGTTGTTGCATGTTGCTACTGTCGGAACCGTTGCTGATGGTGCATTCTCTTGCTCTATTACAGGTGGTTCCGGAGCCACCTTAGATTTGTCCTCTGCGTGCAACAGGCTATGGTGCCGACGCTTGCACTTCTGGCACGATTTGTCCGACGAACAGTCGATACTTCGATGGCCTCTTCTTAGGCAGTTGAAGCAAACGTTTCTCTCACGTACCTTCACCAATCTTTGCGGAACCGGTAGAGATTTGAAATCAACGCAGTTATGATTTGCGTGTACCTTACCGCAGAAATCGCACTTTATTTCCGTCTCGCTCGACGAAACCGTTGCATGTACCTTTTGACCCGGCGGTTTGCTAGGTGCATAAACAGATTTAACGGGAATTGTAGCCTTCTGGTAGCTGATTTCAATTCTCTCCAGAATGAAAGTCTGTTCCTTCAGGAACGCCAGCATTTTTTTGTATTCGGGGAGCTCTCCATGATTAACCGATGACTCCCATAGATGACGAACATCAGAGTGCAACGCTGCGGCCAAAAGCTGAATCACGAAATCCTCTCCAACACCTTCGAATTGTCGTTCAAGAAATTTCAGCCCTTCGACATGTTTACTGCATTCATCCACCAGATTGCGTAGCTCCAAATGACTCTTCTTAGTCATGCGCTTAAGATTCAGCAGACCGTGAATATGGGAATCTATGGCATGACGCTTGTTCTCGTACCGCTCTTCCAGGATTTGCCACGCATGGGCATAGTTGCCCTCATTGATTGTTTTTGCATCAATAAGACCAGCTGCACTACCGACCAGAGCTTTCTCTAGATGGTATAGCTTGACAGCTGGTGGATCTGGACCTCTGTCCACGAGGTCCTTGAACATGGCCTTGAATTTTGGCCAGCTTTCGTACCGACCATCGAATGTGGGAATCGGCATGCGAAGCGGTTGGTGAATTACAACTGGTGCTTGCTGGTTATTGCCATTCCTTGTGAGCTCTGTGGTAGCAGCAGCAGCCGCCGCGGTTGCGTTGATCCTGGTGAGCTGTTCCTCCAACATAATAGAAACATTGGCCCTTATTATCGTTCTCACTTACACGTTCACTTTCACTTCACCTACACGTCACTTCACTTGTTTTTACCTATTACCGTTGTCACCTAAAGTGAAGTGATGAAAATGAACACCGTGAAGTGAGAGTGACAGTGAGGTGATGTTCGGAATAACCATGGCGTGTTATTCATAATTGTCTGCTTCTGTCGATTTCTTTTTTTAGCGGAAACTTTGTTTTTGTATTGAATTGTGCTCTGATACCGACAATGAAGAGGATTATTTGGTAAAAGCAAAAGTtcttatttattttactttagAGCAATTTCTTCCTAGGTAAG carries:
- the LOC131693385 gene encoding uncharacterized protein LOC131693385, with protein sequence MLEEQLTRINATAAAAAATTELTRNGNNQQAPVVIHQPLRMPIPTFDGRYESWPKFKAMFKDLVDRGPDPPAVKLYHLEKALVGSAAGLIDAKTINEGNYAHAWQILEERYENKRHAIDSHIHGLLNLKRMTKKSHLELRNLVDECSKHVEGLKFLERQFEGVGEDFVIQLLAAALHSDVRHLWESSVNHGELPEYKKMLAFLKEQTFILERIEISYQKATIPVKSVYAPSKPPGQKVHATVSSSETEIKCDFCGKVHANHNCVDFKSLPVPQRLVKVRERNVCFNCLRRGHRSIDCSSDKSCQKCKRRHHSLLHAEDKSKVAPEPPVIEQENAPSATVPTVATCNNLATHSQQVLLLTAVVDVFDKNYKPHPCRILLDSGSQVNLISRSAADMLGLMLNASKVTLFGVNSAKIESASDCVVHLSSRYADFHAKIKCLVTDKVTADLPTSAMNSALEIPVGVQLADPKFLHPSKVDMLLGNEWFLKLLLPGEIMLAEGLPILRETQFGWVVGGVYNDGAASDGAVHSHTITMDDLSQSIQRFWEVEDVASADKSCNDEDECEEHFKVTHRRDASGRYIVQLPLKESVSELGDSKSMALKRFHGLERKLLRYPDLMKQYQEFMDEYESLGHCEEVDVNKDPVDTIKWYLPHHAVLRPSNTTTKCRVVFDASAKVSGRSLNDVMKIGAIIQSDLQSISLRFRIPLHVLATDVAKMYRQVLVDRRHTPLSRIFWRKNPSDPLRVLELTTVTYGTASAPFLATRALLQLAIDESSKYPLAADIVKNSFYVDNALFGFNKLDEASEAQVQLIHLLQAGGFHLHKWASNNPVLLERIPEKDRDELVSIDESGTSEVIKTLGLMWNPDLDVLQYISLPVVSEKDVTKRQALSLVSRMFDPLGLVAPVIVVGKLLMKNIWKEEVKWDEELTGDLRKKFDYFLSALCGITRLRIPRHVIVTGAAAFELHGFGDASMEAYGACVYIRSIVSGQATVVRLLCAKSKIIPKTVLTIPRKELLAALLLHRLVRAVISALELSFRDITLWSDSQVVLAWLAKNPDHLEVFVRNRISEITATGMKFKWKYVHTLDNPADVVSRGQTADGLENNDLWWNGPLFLRNEEYQVVDPEPLSDDDVPELRRSTIVSTTMKSEPLPIFQKFESFRKLQRILAFVLRFCWNAKEKVKKKRIIQRFPTVFEMRHSLKVIVRVVQLQHFGKEAAIIESGEYCKRFSMLNPFMDDGMIRVGGRLRHSNLPYGVKHQWVLPKDDVIVKRLIEAVQRENLHIGPSALLAQLRRHFWILGARSAVRKVTRNCVRCFKLKPPCASQFMGDLPLARCDKAPAFTKVGVDFAGPMLIKQTGRKVAPVKGYVSVFVCLVTKGIHLELVEDLSADAFIAALLRFVSRRGVPEQIFSDNGTNFIGARNDLIELHRLFKDRTTNLKLEEFCQSRQIEWKMIPPNAPHMGGIWEAGVKSMKAILKRNLNSCLLTMSEFSTLLCQIEAQLNSRPLYAASDDPSELEPLTPGHFMIDRPLVAIPEPTYDGIPVNRLSRWQYVQHLREEFWKRWSLEYLQEMQIRQKWDKRKENIKAGMVVIIRDDNLPPQHWKLGRVEKTYSGSDGLIRVVDVRTRVGILKRPIHKLAPLPILDNQLLAGEDVRAV